In Anseongella ginsenosidimutans, one genomic interval encodes:
- a CDS encoding ATP-binding protein, whose product MSNAFIDRKLRSELIRLSQHYAVLVLTGPRQSGKTTLCKNLFSDYHYVNLEDISLREQIAASPKGFLKQYAKGVILDEVQRYPELFSYIQVVADEVRGSHFVLTGSSNFTLMEKVTQSLAGRAATLTLLPLSLAELGDHIKADTNTLLLNGGIPPYGLKTFLCWMQAGITTIPTLSGMSVGC is encoded by the coding sequence ATGAGCAATGCATTCATAGATAGAAAATTACGTTCGGAACTGATACGACTATCCCAACATTACGCGGTGCTTGTATTAACGGGCCCCCGGCAATCGGGAAAAACCACCCTTTGCAAAAATCTATTTTCCGATTACCATTACGTTAATCTTGAAGATATTAGCCTCCGCGAGCAGATAGCCGCTTCGCCCAAAGGATTTTTAAAGCAATATGCCAAAGGTGTTATTTTGGATGAAGTGCAGCGGTACCCGGAACTCTTTTCTTATATACAGGTAGTAGCGGACGAAGTCCGGGGAAGTCATTTTGTACTGACAGGCAGCAGCAATTTTACGTTGATGGAAAAAGTAACTCAATCGCTTGCCGGCCGGGCGGCTACATTAACTTTGCTACCATTATCTCTGGCAGAATTAGGAGATCACATAAAAGCGGATACTAACACGTTGTTGCTCAATGGGGGTATCCCGCCGTATGGGCTAAAAACATTCCTGTGCTGGATGCAAGCCGGAATTACTACAATACCTACATTGAGCGGGATGTCCGTGGGCTGCTGA
- a CDS encoding YccF domain-containing protein: MSIIGNLIWLIFGGIFICIEYVLAGIVMLLTIIGIPWGLQCFKLAALALWPFGREIRETQPSAGCLSTVLNIIWIFVGGIWIALTHLVFGILLAITIIGLPFANQHFKLMRLAFTPFGKEIV, encoded by the coding sequence ATGAGCATAATCGGAAACCTCATCTGGCTGATCTTCGGAGGCATCTTCATATGTATCGAATATGTCCTTGCCGGGATTGTCATGCTGCTGACCATCATTGGCATCCCCTGGGGCCTTCAGTGTTTTAAACTGGCCGCGCTGGCCCTGTGGCCCTTCGGCAGGGAAATCCGCGAAACACAGCCCTCCGCCGGCTGCCTGTCCACCGTCCTCAACATCATATGGATCTTTGTCGGAGGCATCTGGATCGCTCTCACCCACCTGGTTTTCGGCATATTGCTGGCCATCACCATTATCGGCCTCCCTTTCGCCAACCAGCATTTCAAACTTATGCGCTTGGCCTTCACTCCTTTCGGAAAAGAAATTGTTTGA